Genomic segment of Sulfitobacter faviae:
GAACGAACACAGCGTGGCCGAGGTCGAGGCCAATCTCGCCCGGGCGGGCGGCGACGCGCGCAAGGAGGTCTGAGATGGACGTGATGCCGAAATGGGCCGAGGTGATCCTCGTGCCGCTGATCTCTCTCCTGCTGGCCGCCGTGCTCTCGGCGCTGGTGATCCTGTCGATCGGCGAAGACCCGGTCGCGGCGGTGAACCTCATGGTCAAGGGCGCGCTCGGCTCGACCTATGGCTGGGGCTACACGCTCTACTACGCCACCAACTTCATCTTCACTGGTCTTGCCGTCGCCGTGGCCTTCCACGCGCGGCTGTTCAACATCGGCGGTGAAGGTCAAGCGATGCTCGGCGGCCTCGGTGTGGCGCTGGCCGCGCTCTACATCCCCTGGCCGCATTGGACGCTGGCACTGATCGGTTGCGGCGTCATGGCCGGTCTTCTGGGCGCGGTCTGGGCCGCGATCCCCGGCTGGCTACAGGCCAAGCGCGGTTCCCACGTCGTGATTACCACGATCATGTTCAACTTCATCGCCGCGGCGCTGCTGAACTACGTTCTGGTGAACCTTATGCGCCCGCCGGGCAGCATGGACCCGGCCAGCGCCCGCTTCCCCGAGGCCGTGCATCTGCCGACCCTGCACGAACTCCTTGCCCCCCTTGGCATCGCCTTCTCCAAATCCGCACCCGCCAACGTCTCGCTGCTGGTGGCCGTCGGCGCATGTGTGGCGATCTGGATGCTGATCTGGCGCACCCGTCTGGGCTATGAAATCCGCGCCTACGGCCATTCGCAGCCGGCGGCGAAATACGCGGGCATCTCGCCCGTGCGCATCACCATGATCACGATGATTATCTCGGGCGCGCTGGCGGGGCTGATGGCGATCAACAACGTCATGGGCGAAAGCGAACGTCTGGTGCTGAACGCGACCGAGGGCGCGGGCTTTATCGGCATCGCCGTGGCGCTGATGGGCCGCTCGCACCCGGTGGGCGTCTTCTTTGCCGCCCTGCTCTTCGGCTTCCTCTACCAAGGCGGCGCGGAACTGGCGCTCTGGACCTCGATCCCGCGCGAGTTGATCGTCGTGATCCAGGCGCTCGTGATCCTCTTCACCGGCGCGCTCGACAACATGGTGCGGATGCCGCTGGAGCGTCTCTTCTTGATGTTCCGCCGCCCCGGCCCGCCCAAACCCGGCCCCCGCAGCGCCCAGTCGGAGAGCGCGGAATGAGCCCCTATACCCCCTGAGAAAGCGGGTCTGACCTATGGACTACATCACGCTCATCCAATTGCTCGACAGCACCGTGCGGCTGGCCACGCCGCTGCTTCTGGCCTGTCTTGCCGGTCTTTTCTCCGAACGCGCAGGCGTCTTCGACATCGGGCTCGAGGGCAAGATGCTGGCCGCGGCCTTCTTCTCGGCGGCGCTGGCCTCGCTCACCGGCTCGGTCTGGCTGGGTCTGGCGGCGGGCATCGCCTCCTCGCTGGCGCTGAGCGCCGTGCATGGCCTCGCCTCGATCACCTTCCGCGGCAACCAGCTGATTTCAGGCGTGGCGATCAACTTCCTCGCCGCGGGCATGACTGTGCTGATCGCGCAGGACTGGTTCGCCCAAGGGGGCCGCACGCCCTCGCTCTTCGGCGGCGCGCGGTTCGAGCCGATCACCCTACCCTTCGCTGAGGCGATGGAGAGCGTGCCGATCATCGGCCCGCTCTACGAAGAGCTGATCTCGGGCCATTCGATCCTCGTCTATGCCGCCTTCCTCGCCGTGCCGCTGACGTGGTGGATCCTGTTCCGCACCCGCTTCGGCCTGCGCCTGCGCGCCGTGGGCGAGAACCCCGCCGCCGTCGACACCGCCGGTGTCTCGGTCGTGGGTCTGCGCTATGCCGCCGTGGCCATCGCGGGCCTGCTCTGCGGCGTGGCGGGCGCCTACCTCAGCACCGCGCTGCAGGCGGGTTTCGTCAAGGACATGTCCGCGGGCCGCGGCTTCATCGCACTGGCCGCGCTGATCTTCGCCAAGTGGCGGCCCTGGTACGCGCTCTGGGCGACGCTGCTCTTCGGCCTCTTCGGCGCGCTCGAAACGCGACCGGACGTGATCCAATCGGTCATCGGCATCAAGGTGCAGGGCCAGCTTCTGGGCGCCCTTCCCTACCTGATGACCGTGGTGATCCTCGCCGGTTTTGTCGGAAAAGCGATCCCGCCGCGCGCGGGTGGCGAGCCCTATGTGAAAGAACGCTGACACTTCCTTCCGGCCCTTGCACCCGAGGGCCGGATCGGCGCAACCTGTCAAAGTGGTCGCCTCACCGCGACAAGCTATGTTGAACTGCGCGGCCGTTCGGGGCTAGGAAACGTCATGCAAATCTACCTGCCCATTGCCGAAGTATCGGTCAACGCCTTCCTCCTTTTGGGATTGGGCGGCATCGTGGGCATCCTGTCGGGCATGTTCGGCGTCGGCGGCGGGTTTCTGATCACGCCGCTGCTGTTCTTTGTCGGCATCCCGCCCGCCGTGGCGGTGGCGACCTCGACCAATCAAATCGTGGCCTCCTCCTTCTCGGCGCTTCTGGCGCATCTCAAGCGAAAGACGGTCGATTTCCGAATGGGCTGGGTGCTGCTGGCCGGGGGCCTGATCGGCTCCGGCATCGGCATGTTCATCTTCAACTACCTGAAATCGCTCGGCCAAGTCGATCTGCTGGTGACGCTTTGCTATGTCGTCTTCCTTGGCATTATCGGCGGGCTGATGTTCGTGGAATCGCTCCGCGCCATCCGCCGCACCCGCAAGGGGGCCGGGTCAAACGCAAGAAACACTATTGGGTGCATGGGCTGCCGTTCAAAATTCGCTTTCGGGTTTCGGGCCTTTATATCTCAGTAATCCCGCCGGTGCTGGTGGGCGCGGCGGTCGGGATGCTCTCGGCGATCATGGGCGTGGGCGGCGGTTTCATCATGGTGCCTGCGATGATCTACCTGCTCGGCATGCCAACCAAAGTCGTGATCGGCACCTCGCTGTTGCAGATCATCTTCGTCACCGGCTTCACCACCATGCTCCATGCCACCACCAACCAGACGGTTGACATCGTGCTGGCGGTGCTGCTGCTGGTGGGCGGTGTGCTCGGCGCGCAGGTGGGCACGCGGATCGGCGTGCGGATGCAGGCCGAACAGCTCCGCATCCTGCTCGCGGTGCTGGTCTTGGCGGTCTGCGGCAAGCTGGCGCTCGACCTGTTGCTGGAACCGGCGGAACTCTATTCTCTCAGCCCGGTGGCCGCGGAATGATGCGCGCGCTGGTCGCCTTCCTTGGCCTGTGTTTCACGGCCCTGACCGCCACGGCGGAAGAGGAAATCGTGCTTGGCCTCAGCCAGGCCGAAGTCTCCATCACCACCAATTTCGACGGGTCCGAGATCCTCGTCTACGGGGCCGTCAAACGCGAAACCCCGATCCCCGATGGCGCGCCGCTCGAAGTGGTCATCACCGTCTCCGGCCCCTCGGCCCCGGTCATGGTGCGCCGGAAAGAGCGGCGCTTTGGCATCTGGGTGAACACCGCCGCGGTTGAGGTCGACCGCGCGCCGAGCTTCTACGCCGTGGTCACCTCTGGCCCGCTGGCCGAGGTGCTCAAACGCATCGAAGACCTGCGCCACCGCATTTCCATCCCCCGCGCCATCCGGTCGGTCGGCGCCCCGATGGAGATCGCGGACCCCACCCAATTCACCGACGCGCTGATCCGCGTGCGTAAGGATGCGAACCTGTACCAGGTTATCGAAGACGGGGTGAAGGTGGATGAACAGACCCTCTTCCGCGCCGCCGTCGCCCTGCCCGCCTCGCTCACCGAAGGGGCCTATGACACGCGGATTTTCCTCACGCGCGGCGGCGATGTGGTAGCGCAGTATGAGACGATCATCGACGTGCGCAAAGTCGGGATGGAGCGTTGGCTATTCAACCTTGCCCATCAACAGGCGTTTCTTTACGGGCTGCTGTCGCTCTTCATCGCAGTTGCGGCGGGCTGGGGCGCTTCGGCCGTCTTCGGCCTCATGCGCCGCTAAGCCGCGCCATCCTCGGTCGCCTCAAGCGTCAGCGCCGCCGCTGGCGCGGCCCGCAGATCATCCACCCGCAGCGGCCCCGAAGGCTTGCTGAGCCGGTTGCGCACCACCCAGATCAGACGTTCCTGAGCGCGCGTAATCGCCACATAGGCGAGCCGTTTCCACAGGGGCTGCCCCGCCTCGCTCCGCCCCATCCGCGCGGCGGCATAGAGATCGGGGGCAAAGACCTGCACATTCTCCCACTGGCTGCCTTGGGCCTTGTGGATCGTCACCGCCGCCCCGTGCAGAAAGGTCGCCCCCATGCGGGCGGCGAAGGGGATGAAGGGCTCTTCCTCATCCGGCTTTTCGATCTTCACGATCGAGGCGGCACTCACCTGCGGGTCTTCGGCGCCGATCACATGCAAGCGGCTGAAGCCGGGCTTGCGCCCCTCGCCCAGATAGACCACCTGCGCGCCCTTGATCAGGCCCCGTGCCTCAAGATCCAGCCGTTTCTTGCGGTGTTTCAGCGGCAGTTCGATCCCGTCGCAGATCAGCGGCTCACCGGCCAGCAACGCATCCTCCGGCGCGCCATGCACGCTGCGGAACGCATTGATGAGCCGGATGCGCGTCGCGTTGCGCCAGACCAGCACCGGGCTGCGCGCCATGAGATCGACTTCGACCCGCTGGCCCCAGACCACGCGGTCGTCCTTGCGCGCCGCGTCTTCGATCATCCGCTCAAAGTCATGAAACTCCAACTGCGGATCGGCCAGCGCATGGGCGAGATCGAGGATCGGGTTGTCGGCCTCTTGCCGGTGGATGCGGTTGAGGTTCAACACGCGCTTTTCGGGCAGTTTCTCGAAGACCATCGTGCCCGACTGCCCCACCGGTGCCAACTGCGCCGGGTCGCCGAACAACAGCAGCGTCGGGAAGATCTCTTTCAAATCCTCGAACTGCTTGTCGTCCAGCATCGAACTTTCGTCGACAAAGCCGATGTCCAATGGCTCTTCCCGCCGCTTCCAGCCGGTGATGAAATCACTGCCCCTGAGCCCCGCCGCCGCCAGCGCACCGGGCACGGACTTGTTGTTCGCGAAAAACGCCGCCGCGCGGTCCAGCGCCATTTCACTGAGGCCCTCGATCTCGGGCTTCTCGCCGTTGCCGGTCAGCCATTCGGCGATGCGCTCGTATTCAGGGTGATAGACCGGCGTATAGAGAATGCGGTGGATCGTCGTCGCAGGCACCCCGCGCAACCGCAGCACGCTCGCCGCCTTGTTGGTGGGCGCGAGGATCGCCAAGGTCCGCTTCTCGCGCTTCTTGCGCGATTCGTAATCGCCCGACACGATCTCGACCCCGGCCCCTTCCAGCGCGCGGTAAAGCTCGGCCAGCAGCAGGGTTTTGCCCGATCCGGCCTTGCCGGTCACCGCCATCACCTGATCCGGCCCGCCCGCAGGCGGCATCAAAAGCGAGTCGTCCAGATCGATGCCCGCAGAGCGCAGCATATCGGCCACCTTGTCATGGGCGGCGGCTTGGTCTTCGGAATAGGTGAGCGCGGTAGATGTCATTGGGCGACCCTAAATGAGCCCGCGCCGGGGGCCAGATGGCTTTGCCCCGCGCGCCTGCGATTCATGTGGATTATCCGCCTCAGACGACGATCAGCCCCCGGCTCAGCGCGCGGGCGACCGCATGGGTGGTGTTGGACGCCCCCAGTTTGAAGCGGGCGCTTTCCACATAGGCCCGCAGCGTATGTTCCGAGATCGACAGACGGTCAGCCACCTGCGCGCGGCTATAGCCCACCGCCAGCAGGGTCATCGCATCCACCTCGCGCGGGGAGAGCGCCTGCACCGCACCCGGCGCCCGCTCCGGGGCCAGCGCCAACGCCTTTTCATTGAAACAATGGGCCGCCCAGATCAGATCGCGCCGGTGCCGCGCGGTGAAAGCGGCCCAAACCCGATCGGTGCAACTGTGGTTCGTGGTGAAAAGCGCGAATTGCCCATGCGGCCCCCGGATCGGAACCGAGAACCCCTGATCGCCAACCCCATGGTCCAAAGCATCCCGGCGAAACTGCCGCGCCGCGCGAGAGGACCAATCGAGGTCTTTCCAATCCACCGGCTCGAACCGGCGATAGCAGCCCGCGACCACGGGATCGATGCGCAGGTAGTTATGCGCCTGATAGCGCTCAGACCAGAGCGCGCCATAGGTGCCGCAGCCATATTGCACCCCCGCCGTGTCGACCCAGTGATAGACGACGTGCAGAATGCCATAGTGATCGCGCAGATCTTTGCAGGCCTGCCCAAGGGCGGGCTGGCCATCAGCCTGCGCCAGCCTTTCCCAAATCCGTTCCAGATGCGGCTCTATCCTCATGCGTCCGGCCCATGGCCCTTTCGCGTTGCAAGGACATCTCAGCCAGAGCGATCAGCGCCGCGTCGTCCAACTGTTCCGCCGTGCGCGGCAGTTGGTTCGCCATGGCAAAAGCCCTGAGATCGGCCAAAACGTCCAATATCCAATCATCTCGCATGAGGGTCGCCCAGCTTTGGTTAATGGCAGATTAATACAACCATAGCATGTACGAAATTTTGCACCATCCGCGCTTTCTGCCCCCCATAAATAGCGGGGCTTCGGGCGCTAAGCCTCTGTTTCGACAGGGTGCCACGCAAAACCCCCGCAGCCGAAGCCACGGGGGTCTCATCTTAGCCGATCCGTGTCGCTTAGTCGCGGGCGACCAGCGTGTCTTCCAGCGTGCGCAGCCCGGTCGTCGGGGCTTGGACCAGTACCGACATATTGCCCGGCTTATGCTCATTACGCATCATCTTCATATGCGCCTCGGGCAGATCGGCCCAGCTAAAGACCTCGGACATGCAGGGGTCGAGCCGCCGCTCCATCATCAGCTTGTTGGCCGCACTCGCCTGTTTGAGGTGGGCAAAGTGGCTGCCCTGCAAGCGCTTCTGGTGCATCCACATGTAGCGCACGTCGAAGGTCAGGTTGAACCCGCTTGTGCCAGCGCAGATAACCACCATGCCGCCCTTTTTCACGACAAAGGTTGAGACCGGGAAGGTCGCTTCGCCGGGGTGCTCGAAGACCATGTCGACATTCACGCCCTTGCCGGTGATGTCCCAGATCGCCTTGCCGAATTTGCGCGCTTCCTTGAACCACTCGGCATATTCCGGCGTGTTCACGGTGGGCAATTGGCCCCAGCAGTTGAAGTCCTTGCGGTTCAGCACGCCCTTGGCGCCCAGATCCATCACGAACTGGCGCTTGCTCTCGTCGCTGATCACGCCGATCGCATTTGCGCCCGCGGTGTTGATAAGCTGGATCGCATAGGAGCCGAGGCCACCGGAAGCGCCCCAGACCAACACGTTCTGGCCGGGCTTCAGGTCATGCGGCTCATGGCCAAAGAGCATCCGATAGGCGGTCGCCAGCGTCAGCGTGTAGCAGGCGCTTTCTTCCCATGTCAGGTGCTTGGGCCGCGGCATCAGCTGCTGGCTCTGCACCCGGGTGAACTGCGCGAAAGAGCCGTCGGGCGTCTCGTAGCCCCAGATCCGCTGGCTGGGAGAATACATCGGGTCGCCGCCGTTGCATTCCTCGTCGTCGCCATCGTCTTGGTTGCAGTGGATCACCACCTCGTCGCCGACCTTCCAGCGGGTCACCTTGTCGCCCACCGCCCAGACGATGCCCGAGGCATCGGAGCCCGCGATGTGGTAAGGCTCGCCATGGCCGTCAAAGGGGCTGATCGGCACGCCGCGCGCGGCCCAGACACCATTGTAGTTGATGCCCGCCGCCATCACGAGGACCAGCACGTCTTGGCTGTCGAGCCTGGGCACGTCGACCACCTCTTGCAGCATCGCGCTGTCCGGGTCGCCGTGCCGTTCGCGGCGGATCGCCCAAGCATACATCTGTTTCGGGACATGCCCCATCGGGGGCATCTCGCCCACTTCATAGAGGTCCTTTTGCGGGGCGTCATATTCGGCGTGTTTCGTATCCAGTGCCATGTGGGCCTCCTGCCGGTGATCGGTGTCTACAAGGTCTGTGCCGCACCGCAGAATCGCGGCGGCTCCCTTTCGGGATATGATCCGCCGCGCAACAATGCAACCCCTAGATACCGCCGTTTGTAATTTTATGACCCAGCAGTCGCAGCAATTTCTGCCGCAGGTGCAGCATCCTCCGAGGGGAAATGTGCAATGGAATTAGCGTAGAAGGCCAAAACAGGCCCCTGCCCCTCGACGATCTCCAGCCCCTCTGGGCCTTCGGAAATGACGCTACGTTTCTTCAGCCGCGCGACAGCGCGGGCGACCCGTTCGGGCAGGACGTCCGGCTTCGGCACCCGGTTGCGCGGTGGCATTTTCTCCAAAGTGGCGGCCACTTCGGCCAGCAGATCGGCCTCCTTCATCGGGCGCGCGGCCTGCAACATCACCCGCGCAATCAGCGGCACGGTCAGCACCGGCATCGCCTGCGCGATCCGGTCCATCAACATCTCGGACAACTCCGAGACCGGCACCCCGGCCCCGGTGCGACGCAACGACAGCGGATCGCCAAAAGTCACCGCCGCCGTGCCAAAACGCGTGTCGCGCCCGCGCAGCCGCCGCCACATCTTGCGCAGCACGAAGCCCACAACAACCGTGATCCGCGCTCCGAAACGCCGGTCTCCGCGCTGCCCGGCGGCGATCAATACGCGGTCTTCCAGCACCCGGTCATAGTTAATCGCCACGGGCACAAAGATGATGTCGCGCGCGCCCTCGGGGTCGAAGCCATCCACGACATAGGACAAAAGCCCGACCTTCGGCGGCTGCAAGGCCCCGGTCAGGCTCAACCCACCCTCGGGGTAGAAGGCCTGTGTCACCCCGCCCGTCGTGGCCATCTGGACATAGCGCGCCAAGACCTTGCGATAGAGCGCCCCGCGCGACCGGCGGCGGATGAAGTAAGCCCCCATGGAGCGGATCAGCGTGCTCAGCGGCCAAACCCGCGCCCATTCCCCCACCGCATAGCTCAGCGCCGAAGACCGCGCGGCGAGATAGGTCACCAGCATGTAATCCATGTTCGACCGGTGGTTCATGATAAAGACCACCGTGGCATCCCGCGGCAGCGCGGCGAATGTCGTCTCGTTACTCACCGCCGTCTCTACCCGGTAGACCGTATTGGTCAACAGCCGCGCCAAGCGGATGCCGAAACTGAAATAGGCGAAGGCCGAAAACCGCGGCACGATCTCACGCGCATATTCCCGCGCCTTTTGAAAGGCCACGTTTTCCGGCACGCCGTTGCTGCGGGCATAGTTGACGATTTCTTGGCTGACCTCCGGATCATAGATCAGTCGCTGGATCATGTCGTGCCGCCGCGCCAGTTTGAAG
This window contains:
- a CDS encoding ABC transporter permease — its product is MDVMPKWAEVILVPLISLLLAAVLSALVILSIGEDPVAAVNLMVKGALGSTYGWGYTLYYATNFIFTGLAVAVAFHARLFNIGGEGQAMLGGLGVALAALYIPWPHWTLALIGCGVMAGLLGAVWAAIPGWLQAKRGSHVVITTIMFNFIAAALLNYVLVNLMRPPGSMDPASARFPEAVHLPTLHELLAPLGIAFSKSAPANVSLLVAVGACVAIWMLIWRTRLGYEIRAYGHSQPAAKYAGISPVRITMITMIISGALAGLMAINNVMGESERLVLNATEGAGFIGIAVALMGRSHPVGVFFAALLFGFLYQGGAELALWTSIPRELIVVIQALVILFTGALDNMVRMPLERLFLMFRRPGPPKPGPRSAQSESAE
- a CDS encoding ABC transporter permease, which produces MDYITLIQLLDSTVRLATPLLLACLAGLFSERAGVFDIGLEGKMLAAAFFSAALASLTGSVWLGLAAGIASSLALSAVHGLASITFRGNQLISGVAINFLAAGMTVLIAQDWFAQGGRTPSLFGGARFEPITLPFAEAMESVPIIGPLYEELISGHSILVYAAFLAVPLTWWILFRTRFGLRLRAVGENPAAVDTAGVSVVGLRYAAVAIAGLLCGVAGAYLSTALQAGFVKDMSAGRGFIALAALIFAKWRPWYALWATLLFGLFGALETRPDVIQSVIGIKVQGQLLGALPYLMTVVILAGFVGKAIPPRAGGEPYVKER
- a CDS encoding TIGR02186 family protein, which translates into the protein MMRALVAFLGLCFTALTATAEEEIVLGLSQAEVSITTNFDGSEILVYGAVKRETPIPDGAPLEVVITVSGPSAPVMVRRKERRFGIWVNTAAVEVDRAPSFYAVVTSGPLAEVLKRIEDLRHRISIPRAIRSVGAPMEIADPTQFTDALIRVRKDANLYQVIEDGVKVDEQTLFRAAVALPASLTEGAYDTRIFLTRGGDVVAQYETIIDVRKVGMERWLFNLAHQQAFLYGLLSLFIAVAAGWGASAVFGLMRR
- a CDS encoding ATP-dependent DNA helicase; the encoded protein is MTSTALTYSEDQAAAHDKVADMLRSAGIDLDDSLLMPPAGGPDQVMAVTGKAGSGKTLLLAELYRALEGAGVEIVSGDYESRKKREKRTLAILAPTNKAASVLRLRGVPATTIHRILYTPVYHPEYERIAEWLTGNGEKPEIEGLSEMALDRAAAFFANNKSVPGALAAAGLRGSDFITGWKRREEPLDIGFVDESSMLDDKQFEDLKEIFPTLLLFGDPAQLAPVGQSGTMVFEKLPEKRVLNLNRIHRQEADNPILDLAHALADPQLEFHDFERMIEDAARKDDRVVWGQRVEVDLMARSPVLVWRNATRIRLINAFRSVHGAPEDALLAGEPLICDGIELPLKHRKKRLDLEARGLIKGAQVVYLGEGRKPGFSRLHVIGAEDPQVSAASIVKIEKPDEEEPFIPFAARMGATFLHGAAVTIHKAQGSQWENVQVFAPDLYAAARMGRSEAGQPLWKRLAYVAITRAQERLIWVVRNRLSKPSGPLRVDDLRAAPAAALTLEATEDGAA
- a CDS encoding helix-turn-helix transcriptional regulator, translated to MRIEPHLERIWERLAQADGQPALGQACKDLRDHYGILHVVYHWVDTAGVQYGCGTYGALWSERYQAHNYLRIDPVVAGCYRRFEPVDWKDLDWSSRAARQFRRDALDHGVGDQGFSVPIRGPHGQFALFTTNHSCTDRVWAAFTARHRRDLIWAAHCFNEKALALAPERAPGAVQALSPREVDAMTLLAVGYSRAQVADRLSISEHTLRAYVESARFKLGASNTTHAVARALSRGLIVV
- the ccrA gene encoding crotonyl-CoA carboxylase/reductase; translation: MALDTKHAEYDAPQKDLYEVGEMPPMGHVPKQMYAWAIRRERHGDPDSAMLQEVVDVPRLDSQDVLVLVMAAGINYNGVWAARGVPISPFDGHGEPYHIAGSDASGIVWAVGDKVTRWKVGDEVVIHCNQDDGDDEECNGGDPMYSPSQRIWGYETPDGSFAQFTRVQSQQLMPRPKHLTWEESACYTLTLATAYRMLFGHEPHDLKPGQNVLVWGASGGLGSYAIQLINTAGANAIGVISDESKRQFVMDLGAKGVLNRKDFNCWGQLPTVNTPEYAEWFKEARKFGKAIWDITGKGVNVDMVFEHPGEATFPVSTFVVKKGGMVVICAGTSGFNLTFDVRYMWMHQKRLQGSHFAHLKQASAANKLMMERRLDPCMSEVFSWADLPEAHMKMMRNEHKPGNMSVLVQAPTTGLRTLEDTLVARD
- a CDS encoding 1-acyl-sn-glycerol-3-phosphate acyltransferase, which encodes MTQTVQLPLWLFILIVVFAAVTALSHFLLPSVRWFFRRRLERAVARLNKRLTRPIEPFKLARRHDMIQRLIYDPEVSQEIVNYARSNGVPENVAFQKAREYAREIVPRFSAFAYFSFGIRLARLLTNTVYRVETAVSNETTFAALPRDATVVFIMNHRSNMDYMLVTYLAARSSALSYAVGEWARVWPLSTLIRSMGAYFIRRRSRGALYRKVLARYVQMATTGGVTQAFYPEGGLSLTGALQPPKVGLLSYVVDGFDPEGARDIIFVPVAINYDRVLEDRVLIAAGQRGDRRFGARITVVVGFVLRKMWRRLRGRDTRFGTAAVTFGDPLSLRRTGAGVPVSELSEMLMDRIAQAMPVLTVPLIARVMLQAARPMKEADLLAEVAATLEKMPPRNRVPKPDVLPERVARAVARLKKRSVISEGPEGLEIVEGQGPVLAFYANSIAHFPSEDAAPAAEIAATAGS